In Kordiimonas pumila, a single genomic region encodes these proteins:
- a CDS encoding EthD family reductase — MIKLIALYKHPENKEAFMDYYINTHIPLVHKIPGLAKVEVRQITDTFIPGADTFFLMAEMSFPDRETFDKALRSPEQKAAGKDVQNFAAGLVSLMVADEL; from the coding sequence ATGATCAAGCTTATTGCCCTTTATAAACACCCCGAAAATAAAGAAGCCTTCATGGACTATTACATAAATACCCATATCCCGCTTGTTCACAAAATACCCGGACTTGCAAAAGTAGAAGTCCGACAGATAACCGACACCTTCATTCCCGGTGCAGATACATTTTTCCTGATGGCTGAAATGTCATTTCCAGATAGGGAAACATTTGATAAGGCACTACGTTCCCCAGAACAAAAGGCTGCCGGCAAAGATGTACAAAATTTTGCAGCTGGCCTAGTCAGCTTAATGGTGGCAGACGAACTATAA
- the paaK gene encoding phenylacetate--CoA ligase PaaK produces the protein MMNAHYEPLLDEHEKLTIQELRELQLQRLKASLKHAYENSAPYKAKFNDAGVHPDDLQSLADLAKFPFTTKADLRGAYPFGMFAVPTENVARIHASSGTTGQPTVVGYTKGDIKTWAGVVARSIRAAGGRPGMKVHVAYGYGLFTGGLGAHYGAEELGCTVIPMSGGQTEKQVQLILDFKPEIIMVTPSYMLSILDEFKRRGIDPKTSSLKIGIFGAEPWTDAMRSEIETAFDIDAVDIYGLSEVMGPGVANECVETKDGLTIWEDHFYPEIIHPDTGEVLPDGELGELVFTSLTKEAMPVIRYRTRDLTRLLPGTARNMRRMDRISGRSDDMMIIRGVNVFPTQIEEIILSIPALTPHYQLVLTKPDRMDQLTVLVEARIGTSTADAEAGVKKLKERIKTLIGISTTVTLAEHETITRSTGKAARIIDKRNQ, from the coding sequence ATGATGAACGCACACTATGAGCCACTACTTGATGAGCATGAAAAGCTTACAATTCAAGAGCTTAGAGAACTACAGCTTCAAAGGCTCAAGGCTTCTCTAAAGCACGCATATGAAAATTCTGCGCCGTATAAGGCAAAATTTAACGACGCTGGCGTTCACCCTGACGACCTTCAAAGTTTAGCAGATCTGGCCAAATTTCCTTTTACCACCAAAGCCGACCTGCGCGGCGCATACCCGTTTGGCATGTTTGCTGTACCCACTGAGAATGTTGCCAGAATTCATGCTTCTTCTGGCACCACGGGCCAGCCAACAGTTGTTGGCTACACTAAAGGCGACATTAAAACATGGGCTGGTGTTGTGGCACGGTCTATTCGGGCAGCAGGGGGCAGGCCCGGCATGAAAGTACATGTCGCTTATGGCTACGGCCTGTTCACAGGAGGGCTTGGCGCGCATTACGGCGCGGAGGAACTTGGCTGTACAGTTATCCCCATGTCCGGCGGCCAAACAGAAAAGCAGGTTCAACTCATTCTGGATTTCAAGCCTGAAATCATTATGGTTACCCCCAGTTATATGCTTTCCATTTTGGATGAGTTTAAACGCCGTGGGATTGATCCCAAAACAAGTTCATTAAAAATCGGTATCTTTGGCGCAGAACCATGGACAGATGCCATGCGTAGCGAAATTGAAACAGCATTTGATATTGATGCTGTTGATATTTACGGCCTGTCAGAAGTAATGGGGCCAGGTGTCGCCAACGAGTGCGTTGAAACAAAAGACGGTCTAACCATTTGGGAAGATCATTTCTACCCTGAAATTATTCACCCTGATACTGGCGAAGTTTTGCCTGACGGCGAACTGGGCGAACTGGTGTTTACATCCCTCACCAAAGAGGCCATGCCGGTTATTCGCTATAGAACACGCGACTTGACCCGTCTTTTACCGGGTACCGCCAGAAATATGCGCCGTATGGACCGTATCAGTGGCCGCAGCGACGATATGATGATCATCAGAGGGGTAAATGTTTTCCCGACCCAAATAGAAGAGATTATCCTGTCAATCCCCGCGCTTACCCCGCACTATCAATTAGTGCTTACAAAACCAGACCGGATGGACCAATTAACGGTTCTTGTTGAAGCGCGTATTGGAACCTCCACCGCTGATGCAGAAGCTGGCGTCAAAAAATTAAAAGAACGGATTAAAACCCTTATTGGCATTTCTACAACCGTGACCCTTGCCGAACATGAAACCATTACGCGTTCAACAGGCAAAGCTGCCAGAATTATTGATAAACGCAACCAGTAG
- a CDS encoding amidohydrolase family protein — translation MALHNRFTAVLAGLLATVSFNQAGVAADAVDAGKNLQFTTDQATWMSLDVSPNGKEILVDVLGDIYTLDVRGGAAKPVLTGKAFEGHPVFSPDGKKFAFISDRDGSNNLWIANVDGSGLKKLSHDDGAMLYASPNWSADGQYVYVSKAPYSLLAFEVFMFHVDGGAGVKLTKAQPNGTESFDDRTNALGIVASPDGRYVYYATKQGSTWSEHKLPHWSIVRRDLQTGVVDTIIPATGGAMEPALSHDGKKIVYASREGQTTGLRLRDLETGNDTSLIARVDRDGHYGGYYMGLIPRYAFTPDDKALILSVDGKIKRFDMAERTLTDIPFSVQVDVKLGSQTRVAQKVETGPVKARIIQAPKLSPDGRSIVFTALGQLYVMDLKDGAKPRRVAATAGDIFQPNWSPDGKSLVYVTWSAAEGGHVWSIAANGTSKPKQLTKASAYYTEPVVSPDGKAVVFLQASHYDRLRSTSEIWAVYATDIVQVPFSGGPSKLVLHAKGIHAPHFSTVDQNRIQFYGASGLSSVRLDGVDLRQQVSVTEVSRSQYTGYPVPVSEVRIRPQGDWALAKTSSSDLYLVNVPPLNGEAPVINLASPSVALFKLTDIGADYFDWAKDGEVITWSVGASFYQINLADIDFSKHEPVQGKADKYTAVVEIPRDVPEGVLVLRGATAITMKGDEIIENADVIVTNNRITAVGEVGSLAAPEGAEVLDITGKYIVPGFIDTHAHWFSIRRELLEKNHWNFLANLAYGVTSGLDVQTFTVDTFSYQDMIDAGMMLGPRAFSTGPGVFVNSDIHSKADAVNVLTRYRDYYRTRNIKAYMVGDREQRGFMLEGAREVGMMPTTEGASDLRLNLTHALDGFSGNEHNLPVTPIHKDVITLFAESRIAYTPTLTVLYGGPLTLDDMIIRHDPAGSEKLQRFMPSHMIESVFSDRKWIRTKDHAYPQFAADAIAIQRAGGLVGMGSHGEVQGLGYHWEMEAYASGGATPHEVLMAATIGSSEVIGRKDDLGSIEAGKLADMVILNENPLSDIKNTKSIEFVMKNGRLYNDDTLDEVWPTPKKLAPTWYMKKAVDTE, via the coding sequence GTGGCTTTACATAATCGTTTTACAGCAGTGTTGGCAGGGCTGCTTGCAACAGTTTCCTTCAATCAGGCAGGTGTAGCAGCAGATGCTGTTGATGCAGGTAAAAACCTTCAGTTTACAACCGATCAAGCCACATGGATGTCGCTTGATGTTTCGCCAAACGGCAAAGAAATTTTGGTTGATGTGCTGGGCGATATTTACACCCTTGATGTTCGTGGTGGGGCTGCAAAACCGGTTCTGACAGGAAAGGCTTTTGAAGGGCACCCGGTTTTCTCACCAGATGGTAAGAAGTTTGCCTTTATCAGTGACAGAGATGGTTCAAATAATCTCTGGATCGCTAACGTTGATGGGTCTGGCCTGAAAAAGCTGTCTCATGATGATGGTGCCATGCTGTATGCCTCTCCCAACTGGTCGGCTGACGGCCAATATGTTTACGTTTCAAAGGCGCCTTATTCCCTTCTCGCGTTTGAAGTGTTTATGTTTCATGTTGACGGCGGCGCTGGTGTAAAACTGACCAAAGCGCAGCCGAATGGAACAGAATCGTTTGATGACCGTACCAATGCACTCGGTATAGTAGCCTCTCCTGATGGGCGGTATGTTTATTATGCCACAAAGCAAGGTTCCACTTGGTCAGAGCATAAGCTGCCGCACTGGTCTATTGTGCGGCGCGACCTGCAAACGGGTGTTGTTGACACTATTATTCCCGCAACGGGCGGCGCGATGGAGCCAGCTTTATCGCATGACGGTAAAAAGATAGTTTATGCCAGCCGTGAGGGCCAGACAACAGGCCTGAGGCTGCGTGATCTTGAGACTGGAAACGATACAAGCCTTATAGCGCGTGTGGACCGCGACGGTCATTACGGCGGTTATTATATGGGGCTAATACCACGGTATGCGTTTACCCCCGATGATAAAGCCTTAATCCTGTCTGTGGACGGCAAGATAAAACGCTTTGATATGGCAGAGCGAACACTCACTGATATTCCTTTTTCGGTGCAAGTTGATGTAAAGCTGGGCAGCCAAACCCGGGTTGCGCAAAAAGTGGAAACAGGCCCTGTGAAGGCCAGAATTATTCAGGCCCCTAAGCTTTCACCAGACGGAAGATCAATTGTATTTACAGCGCTTGGGCAACTGTATGTGATGGATTTAAAAGATGGTGCCAAGCCGCGCCGTGTTGCGGCAACTGCAGGTGATATATTTCAGCCTAACTGGTCGCCGGACGGAAAATCCCTTGTCTATGTAACATGGTCAGCAGCAGAAGGTGGCCATGTCTGGTCTATCGCGGCTAATGGTACATCAAAGCCAAAGCAGCTTACAAAGGCCTCAGCCTACTATACAGAGCCTGTTGTTAGCCCAGACGGCAAGGCAGTCGTTTTTCTACAAGCCAGCCACTATGACCGGTTGCGATCTACATCAGAGATATGGGCAGTTTATGCAACAGATATAGTCCAAGTTCCGTTCTCTGGTGGGCCAAGCAAGCTTGTGCTACATGCAAAAGGGATACATGCGCCGCATTTCTCCACTGTTGATCAGAACCGTATCCAGTTTTACGGGGCGTCTGGGCTAAGCTCTGTAAGGCTCGACGGTGTTGATCTGCGCCAACAGGTTTCCGTTACGGAAGTATCAAGGTCACAGTATACTGGTTATCCCGTTCCCGTAAGCGAAGTGCGGATCAGACCGCAAGGAGATTGGGCGCTTGCTAAAACCAGTTCGTCAGACCTCTATCTGGTGAATGTGCCCCCTTTAAACGGCGAAGCACCGGTTATTAACTTGGCAAGCCCTAGTGTTGCGCTCTTTAAACTAACAGATATTGGCGCTGATTATTTTGACTGGGCAAAAGACGGTGAGGTGATCACATGGTCTGTTGGCGCCAGTTTTTATCAAATTAATTTGGCGGACATTGATTTTTCAAAGCATGAACCAGTTCAAGGTAAAGCTGATAAATACACCGCTGTTGTTGAAATACCCCGTGATGTGCCAGAGGGTGTTTTGGTGCTGCGCGGCGCAACAGCTATCACCATGAAGGGTGATGAAATTATCGAAAATGCTGATGTTATTGTAACCAATAACCGGATAACCGCTGTTGGCGAGGTTGGCAGCCTTGCTGCCCCAGAAGGCGCAGAGGTGTTGGATATTACAGGAAAATACATTGTACCGGGCTTTATCGATACCCATGCGCATTGGTTCAGTATTCGCAGGGAACTGCTCGAGAAAAACCACTGGAATTTCCTTGCTAACCTTGCATACGGCGTTACCTCGGGTCTTGATGTGCAAACTTTTACGGTTGATACCTTTTCTTATCAGGACATGATCGACGCAGGCATGATGCTGGGGCCTCGTGCCTTTTCCACGGGACCGGGTGTTTTTGTAAACAGCGATATTCATTCAAAGGCTGATGCGGTTAATGTATTAACCCGCTACCGTGATTATTACCGCACCCGCAATATCAAAGCCTATATGGTGGGAGACAGGGAACAGCGCGGCTTTATGCTTGAGGGCGCCCGTGAAGTGGGCATGATGCCAACAACAGAAGGCGCGAGCGATTTACGGCTTAACCTGACCCATGCTCTAGACGGGTTTTCGGGGAATGAGCATAACTTGCCCGTAACACCCATCCATAAGGATGTTATTACGCTGTTTGCTGAAAGCCGGATAGCCTATACGCCAACTCTGACGGTTTTGTATGGTGGCCCCCTGACACTAGATGATATGATTATAAGGCACGACCCGGCAGGCAGTGAAAAACTGCAGCGCTTTATGCCAAGCCATATGATCGAAAGCGTTTTTTCAGACAGGAAATGGATCCGCACCAAAGACCATGCCTATCCCCAGTTTGCCGCTGATGCGATCGCAATACAGCGGGCTGGGGGCCTTGTTGGCATGGGCAGCCACGGCGAGGTGCAAGGCCTTGGTTATCACTGGGAGATGGAAGCATATGCTTCGGGCGGCGCTACCCCGCACGAGGTTTTGATGGCTGCGACTATTGGGTCAAGTGAGGTAATCGGCAGAAAAGATGATCTTGGCAGCATTGAAGCAGGCAAGCTTGCGGATATGGTGATCCTGAACGAAAACCCGCTAAGCGATATTAAAAATACCAAATCAATTGAGTTTGTGATGAAAAATGGCCGGCTATATAATGATGATACCCTTGATGAAGTGTGGCCAACGCCCAAAAAACTAGCACCAACATGGTATATGAAAAAGGCGGTAGATACTGAATAA
- a CDS encoding Lrp/AsnC ligand binding domain-containing protein: MIKCNLGKVYDVAERLVDEIEETPTVYSISGDFDLLAQFSVHTTDDIGRFVNDKVQTIAGVANTKTIICFNAFTKDSGYHDDV, encoded by the coding sequence ATGATAAAGTGCAACCTTGGAAAAGTGTATGATGTTGCTGAGCGACTGGTTGATGAAATTGAAGAAACACCAACTGTTTATTCCATCTCTGGTGATTTCGACCTGCTGGCACAGTTTAGTGTGCACACCACAGATGATATTGGGCGCTTTGTGAATGACAAAGTGCAGACAATAGCCGGGGTTGCCAACACCAAAACCATCATATGCTTTAATGCCTTCACCAAGGATTCAGGCTATCATGATGATGTGTAG
- a CDS encoding MSMEG_1061 family FMN-dependent PPOX-type flavoprotein gives MTPKDPYIIDSLDELRTYYGEPSPLATKPTLDFLHDHMVDFIRKAPFVVISSESEEGMDTSPRGGKPGCVKVIDRTTVAIGDWPGNNKLETVTNIITSGRCSLLLLVPKLDLFLRMNGTATFTRDPELLKQLMEFNKLPKAAIKLQITQAYFHCGKAFKRSGLWDSDNWESVDEYPKVGKVLNDLVNLPDLNPEELESMYRQALKDDLY, from the coding sequence ATGACCCCAAAAGACCCCTATATAATCGACAGCCTTGATGAACTTCGTACATATTACGGCGAACCAAGTCCGCTTGCCACAAAACCAACATTAGACTTTCTACACGACCATATGGTGGACTTTATCCGCAAGGCGCCTTTTGTTGTTATCTCGTCTGAATCCGAAGAAGGCATGGATACATCGCCTCGTGGCGGTAAACCCGGCTGCGTTAAGGTAATTGACCGCACAACTGTTGCCATTGGTGATTGGCCCGGCAACAACAAACTGGAAACAGTTACCAACATCATTACATCAGGCCGGTGTAGTTTGTTATTACTGGTCCCAAAGCTTGATCTGTTCTTACGGATGAATGGAACAGCCACCTTTACCCGCGACCCTGAACTTCTAAAGCAGCTAATGGAGTTTAACAAACTGCCTAAAGCTGCCATCAAGCTACAGATAACACAGGCCTATTTCCACTGCGGCAAAGCCTTTAAACGCTCTGGCCTGTGGGATTCTGATAACTGGGAGTCTGTCGACGAGTACCCTAAGGTAGGTAAAGTCTTAAACGATCTTGTAAACCTGCCAGACCTTAACCCTGAGGAGCTAGAGAGTATGTACCGACAGGCTTTAAAGGATGATCTATATTAA